From a single Chitinophaga sp. Cy-1792 genomic region:
- a CDS encoding GntR family transcriptional regulator, which yields MEFKDTQAIYIQIADYINEQILLGKWLPEERIPSIRELAIDLEVNPNTVMRTCELLQQQDIIYNKRGVGYFIKDHAIQKIMDTKKEAFINNELPQFLQSLYLLGISLDDLKPYFEQFKQTKLNGHEN from the coding sequence ATGGAATTCAAAGATACACAGGCGATCTACATACAGATTGCCGATTACATAAACGAACAGATCCTGTTAGGAAAGTGGCTGCCCGAAGAACGAATTCCGTCCATCCGTGAACTGGCCATCGACCTGGAAGTTAATCCCAACACAGTAATGCGCACCTGCGAATTACTACAGCAACAGGACATCATCTACAACAAAAGAGGTGTAGGTTATTTTATTAAAGACCACGCAATCCAAAAAATTATGGATACTAAAAAAGAAGCTTTCATCAATAACGAGTTACCTCAGTTCCTCCAAAGCCTGTATCTGCTGGGCATCTCCCTGGACGACCTGAAACCCTATTTCGAGCAGTTTAAACAAACTAAACTCAACGGCCATGAAAACTAG
- a CDS encoding ATP-binding cassette domain-containing protein: protein MINIQSLKFSYKPGRPLFDGLNLQLEPGHIYGLLGKNGAGKSTLLKQMAGLLFPTGGKVEILGFDAHKRQPALLEEIFLVPEEFYLPKVSINMFLTTRAVFYPRFDEKAFFTYLKEFDIPQNQKLTEMSYGQKKKFLISFALATNSRVLIMDEPTNGLDIPSKSIFRKLIAGCLSEEKCVVISTHQVRDLDNLIDSIVIIDNHRIIFRQEVETVTDKLSFKLLPQLDKSMPVLYADSNLRGHAVVMRNVTQEHSKVDMELLFNAVLSNRQSIEEIFN from the coding sequence ATGATTAACATTCAATCCCTAAAATTCAGCTATAAGCCCGGCAGGCCGTTATTTGACGGACTGAACCTCCAGCTGGAACCCGGTCATATATACGGGTTATTAGGTAAAAATGGAGCTGGCAAATCAACCTTGCTCAAACAAATGGCCGGCCTCTTATTCCCTACCGGCGGTAAAGTAGAAATCCTCGGCTTTGATGCACACAAACGCCAGCCCGCACTCCTCGAAGAAATATTCCTGGTGCCGGAAGAATTCTACCTCCCTAAAGTGAGCATTAACATGTTCCTCACCACCAGGGCTGTTTTTTATCCACGCTTTGATGAAAAGGCTTTCTTTACCTATCTGAAAGAGTTTGATATCCCCCAAAACCAGAAGCTGACGGAAATGTCCTACGGACAAAAAAAGAAATTCCTCATCAGCTTTGCCCTGGCTACCAATTCCCGCGTCCTCATTATGGACGAACCAACCAACGGCCTCGACATCCCTTCTAAAAGTATCTTCCGTAAGCTCATCGCCGGTTGTCTTTCCGAAGAGAAATGTGTGGTCATCTCCACCCACCAGGTACGTGATCTCGACAACCTGATCGACAGCATCGTTATCATCGACAACCATCGCATCATCTTCCGCCAGGAAGTAGAAACCGTAACTGATAAGCTGAGCTTCAAACTGCTGCCACAACTGGATAAGTCGATGCCTGTACTGTATGCCGACAGCAACCTGAGAGGCCATGCCGTTGTCATGCGCAATGTCACACAGGAACACAGCAAAGTAGATATGGAACTGCTTTTCAACGCAGTACTCAGTAACCGTCAAAGTATTGAGGAAATCTTTAACTAA
- a CDS encoding SPOR domain-containing protein: MHKFLLLICCLFAGTCVMAQDNATASNGSVKVIKDSRVDALVKKQIYINSLAIRNQSGFRVQVISTNKRADANEAKQRVMQLYPDLRTYMEFQAPYFKVRVGDYKTREEAGELRDKLSSLFSGGVFVVPSTINVSLDKELSNEESN; encoded by the coding sequence ATGCATAAATTTCTCCTCCTGATTTGCTGTCTGTTTGCAGGCACCTGTGTTATGGCCCAGGATAATGCTACCGCCAGTAATGGTTCCGTAAAGGTGATCAAGGATAGTCGTGTTGATGCGCTGGTTAAAAAGCAGATTTATATCAACTCTCTGGCCATCCGTAACCAATCGGGCTTCAGAGTGCAGGTCATCTCCACCAACAAACGTGCAGATGCCAACGAAGCCAAACAACGTGTGATGCAATTATACCCTGACCTCCGCACCTACATGGAGTTTCAGGCCCCTTATTTCAAAGTGCGCGTGGGTGATTATAAAACCCGCGAGGAAGCAGGTGAATTGCGCGATAAACTCTCCAGCCTTTTTTCTGGCGGCGTGTTTGTAGTGCCTTCCACCATCAATGTGTCACTGGATAAAGAACTATCTAATGAAGAATCTAATTAA
- the glyA gene encoding serine hydroxymethyltransferase — MQRDQQIFDIIRQELERQRHGIELIASENFTSLQVMQAMGNVMTNKYAEGYPGRRYYGGCEVVDLSEQLAIDRAKQIFGIEYANVQPHSGAQANAAVLLAILNPGDKILGLDLSMGGHLTHGSAVNFSGKLYEPHFYGVNKETGLVEYDKMEEVANREKPKVIICGASAYSRDWDYKRIREIADQVGAFVMADIAHPAGLIAKGLLNSPFEHCHFVTTTTHKTLRGPRGGMIMMGKDFENPFGLKTPKGETRMMSSLLDLAVFPGIQGGPLEHVIAAKAVSFFEILSDDYTVYANQIIKNAQAMAKSFVSRGYEIVSGGTDNHLMLIDLRNKNISGKKAEQTLVKADITTNKNMVPYDDKSAFVTSGIRMGVPAITSRGLKEGHMEQIVDWVDQILMDADNEALITKIRGEVNGFMQQFALYPELG, encoded by the coding sequence ATGCAAAGAGACCAGCAAATATTTGATATCATCCGCCAGGAACTGGAACGTCAGCGTCATGGCATCGAGTTGATCGCTTCAGAGAACTTCACCAGCTTACAGGTAATGCAGGCAATGGGTAATGTGATGACAAACAAATATGCCGAAGGGTACCCAGGCAGAAGATATTACGGCGGTTGTGAAGTCGTGGATTTGAGCGAACAATTAGCTATCGACAGGGCAAAACAGATTTTCGGTATTGAGTACGCCAACGTACAGCCTCACTCCGGTGCACAGGCGAATGCGGCGGTATTGCTGGCTATCCTGAACCCTGGTGATAAAATCCTGGGCCTGGATCTGAGCATGGGCGGTCACCTGACACACGGTTCTGCCGTTAACTTTTCCGGTAAATTATATGAGCCTCATTTCTATGGTGTAAACAAAGAAACCGGCCTCGTTGAATACGATAAAATGGAAGAAGTTGCCAACCGTGAGAAACCAAAAGTAATCATCTGTGGTGCTTCTGCGTATAGCCGCGACTGGGATTACAAGCGTATCCGCGAGATCGCTGACCAGGTGGGTGCTTTCGTAATGGCAGATATCGCACACCCTGCGGGTCTGATCGCGAAAGGCTTACTCAACTCTCCATTTGAACATTGCCACTTCGTTACAACTACTACCCACAAAACCCTCCGTGGTCCTCGTGGTGGTATGATCATGATGGGTAAAGATTTCGAAAATCCATTCGGTCTGAAAACACCAAAAGGTGAAACCCGCATGATGAGCTCCCTCCTTGATCTCGCTGTATTCCCAGGTATCCAGGGTGGTCCGCTTGAGCACGTAATCGCTGCAAAAGCAGTTTCTTTCTTCGAAATTCTCTCCGACGACTATACTGTTTACGCTAACCAGATCATCAAAAACGCACAGGCAATGGCTAAGAGCTTCGTAAGCCGCGGCTATGAGATCGTTTCCGGCGGTACTGATAACCACCTGATGCTGATCGACCTGCGTAATAAAAATATCTCTGGTAAAAAAGCAGAACAAACACTGGTAAAAGCAGATATCACTACCAACAAAAACATGGTTCCTTACGATGATAAATCTGCATTCGTTACCTCTGGTATCCGTATGGGTGTTCCTGCCATCACCAGCCGTGGTCTGAAAGAAGGTCATATGGAACAAATCGTTGACTGGGTAGATCAAATCCTCATGGATGCTGATAACGAAGCGCTTATCACTAAAATCCGTGGTGAAGTGAATGGCTTTATGCAACAGTTTGCACTGTATCCTGAACTGGGATAA
- a CDS encoding sugar phosphate nucleotidyltransferase has product MKAIIPVAGAGTKLRPHTYTQPKALIPLAGRTILSIIVDQLVDAGISEFVFVVGYLGEKIQHYVEDKYPNLTCHFVQQNSREGTGHAILLTREVVGNDEILIVLGDTICECDFKEVIASPHSMLGLKKVDDPRNFGVAELDEHGVITRVVEKPQIPKSNLALVGLYKIKESASLYECLQTNLDNKVKSHDEFQLTDALECMIQKGVRFNGFKVNNWFDCGRKDTLLETNAILLKKYKLANNPVLPYENTIIIPPVSIGEGCNIKNSIIGPNVAIGDNTVVNYSIVKDSIIGSFSNLYEVVLKSSLIGSDANIRGLSQSLNIGDNTEIDLG; this is encoded by the coding sequence ATGAAGGCAATAATACCAGTGGCCGGAGCAGGCACTAAACTCCGACCACATACATATACCCAACCCAAAGCTTTAATTCCACTTGCAGGTCGTACAATACTTAGTATTATAGTTGATCAGCTCGTAGATGCAGGTATCAGCGAATTCGTTTTCGTTGTGGGATACCTGGGCGAAAAAATCCAGCATTATGTAGAGGATAAATATCCTAACCTCACCTGTCACTTCGTTCAGCAAAACAGCAGAGAAGGGACCGGACATGCTATTTTGCTCACCAGGGAAGTTGTAGGAAATGATGAAATCCTCATTGTTTTAGGAGATACTATCTGTGAATGTGATTTTAAAGAGGTCATCGCCTCTCCGCATTCTATGCTGGGACTCAAAAAAGTGGATGACCCGCGCAACTTCGGTGTAGCTGAACTGGATGAACATGGCGTGATCACCAGGGTAGTGGAAAAGCCACAGATACCTAAGTCAAATCTGGCGCTGGTAGGACTCTACAAAATCAAAGAATCAGCATCGCTGTACGAATGCCTGCAAACAAACCTCGACAATAAAGTCAAATCGCATGATGAATTTCAGCTCACCGATGCGCTGGAATGCATGATCCAGAAAGGGGTTCGCTTTAATGGCTTTAAAGTAAACAACTGGTTCGATTGTGGCCGCAAGGATACATTGCTGGAAACAAATGCCATTCTTCTTAAAAAATATAAACTCGCCAATAACCCGGTATTACCTTATGAAAATACCATTATCATACCGCCGGTAAGCATTGGGGAAGGTTGTAATATCAAAAACTCCATCATCGGTCCTAACGTGGCTATCGGTGATAATACGGTCGTAAATTATTCGATCGTGAAAGATTCTATTATCGGATCTTTCTCCAACCTCTACGAAGTAGTACTGAAATCTTCCTTAATAGGCAGTGATGCCAATATACGCGGACTTAGCCAGAGCCTGAATATCGGTGATAATACCGAGATAGACCTGGGCTGA
- a CDS encoding nitronate monooxygenase family protein produces the protein MNRINTLFNIQYPIIQAGMIWASGWRLASAVSNAGGLGIIGAGSMYPDVLRDHIHKCKQATDKPFGVNLPLLYPDIDQLINIILEEKVPIVFTSAGNPKTWTGTLKAAGVTVVHVVSSSLFAEKSEAAGVDAVVAEGFEAGGHNGREETTTMVLIPAVAAKVKIPVIAAGGIGTGQAMVAAFALGAEGIQVGTRFVATPEASSHINFKNAVVDAREGDTMVSLKKLTPVRLIKNHFYDLVKAAEDEGADVEKLKVLLGRARAKTGMFEGNLSEGELEIGQVSALVKEIKPAAEIVKEIWDDFESGRKKIAMLEF, from the coding sequence ATGAACAGGATTAATACATTATTTAATATACAATATCCTATCATTCAGGCTGGCATGATATGGGCTAGTGGCTGGCGTTTAGCCAGCGCCGTTAGTAATGCCGGCGGATTGGGGATTATTGGAGCAGGTTCTATGTACCCGGATGTTTTACGTGACCATATACATAAGTGCAAACAGGCTACAGACAAGCCTTTTGGCGTAAATCTGCCATTGTTGTATCCTGATATAGACCAGCTGATAAATATTATCCTGGAAGAGAAAGTACCGATTGTATTTACTTCTGCCGGTAACCCCAAAACATGGACAGGTACACTGAAAGCGGCCGGCGTTACGGTAGTACATGTAGTATCCAGTTCACTGTTTGCAGAGAAAAGCGAAGCCGCCGGCGTGGATGCCGTAGTAGCAGAGGGTTTCGAAGCTGGCGGACATAACGGGCGTGAAGAAACAACCACCATGGTATTGATACCTGCTGTAGCAGCCAAGGTGAAAATACCGGTAATTGCAGCTGGAGGTATCGGCACCGGACAGGCCATGGTAGCAGCTTTTGCACTGGGCGCTGAAGGTATACAGGTAGGTACCCGCTTCGTTGCTACACCGGAAGCATCTTCCCATATCAATTTTAAAAATGCAGTAGTGGATGCCAGAGAAGGCGACACCATGGTGAGCCTGAAAAAACTGACACCGGTTCGATTGATCAAAAATCATTTTTATGATCTCGTAAAAGCTGCAGAAGATGAAGGCGCCGATGTAGAAAAGCTGAAAGTTCTGCTAGGTCGCGCCCGCGCTAAAACAGGCATGTTCGAAGGAAATCTCTCCGAAGGAGAACTGGAAATAGGCCAGGTAAGCGCCCTTGTAAAAGAAATAAAACCTGCCGCCGAAATAGTGAAGGAAATCTGGGATGACTTTGAAAGCGGCAGAAAAAAAATAGCTATGCTGGAGTTCTGA
- a CDS encoding M20 family metallopeptidase, whose product MKNLIKELAKAYAPEFIGIREHLHAHPELSFQEYETSKFIQAKLTEFGVPFKAGVAGTGIVALIEGKNPASRVIALRADIDALPITEANKVPYKSQNEGVMHACGHDVHTTCVLGATKILNEIKDQFEGTIKILFQPGEEKHPGGASIMIEEGALENPRPDAILGMHVQPTMEAGNLGFRAGQYMASADEIYITVKGKGGHAALPQLTADTILIASNIVVSLQQIISRNNNPFSPSVLSICAFNGGFTTNVIPSEVKLMGTFRAMDEVWRFKAHDLIRKQAKGIAEAMGAEIDIDILVGYPTLYNNEAVTAQARSLAEEFIGKEDVLDTEIRMGAEDFAFYSQIIPACFFRLGTGNAAKGINSGVHTATFDIDAKAIEIGMGTMAYLATQFKK is encoded by the coding sequence ATGAAGAATCTAATTAAGGAGCTGGCAAAAGCCTATGCTCCGGAGTTTATCGGGATCAGGGAACATCTGCATGCCCACCCGGAACTGTCATTCCAGGAATATGAAACCTCAAAGTTTATACAAGCGAAGCTGACAGAATTTGGCGTTCCTTTTAAAGCCGGTGTGGCCGGTACCGGTATTGTAGCCCTGATAGAAGGAAAAAATCCTGCATCAAGAGTGATAGCGCTGCGCGCAGATATCGATGCTTTACCCATTACAGAAGCTAACAAGGTTCCCTACAAATCGCAGAACGAAGGCGTCATGCATGCCTGTGGCCACGATGTACACACTACCTGTGTGCTCGGCGCCACCAAAATTCTGAATGAAATAAAAGATCAGTTCGAAGGAACTATCAAAATATTATTCCAGCCGGGTGAAGAGAAGCATCCTGGCGGCGCCAGCATCATGATTGAAGAAGGCGCACTGGAAAACCCACGTCCCGACGCTATCCTGGGTATGCACGTACAGCCTACCATGGAAGCCGGCAACCTGGGTTTCAGAGCAGGTCAGTACATGGCCAGCGCTGATGAGATCTACATCACCGTTAAAGGCAAAGGTGGCCATGCCGCTTTACCTCAGCTGACAGCAGATACCATCCTCATCGCTTCCAATATTGTTGTTAGTCTGCAACAGATCATCTCCCGAAATAATAATCCTTTCTCTCCGTCTGTACTGAGCATCTGTGCCTTCAATGGTGGTTTTACGACAAACGTAATACCCAGCGAAGTGAAGCTGATGGGTACTTTCAGGGCGATGGACGAAGTATGGCGCTTCAAAGCACATGACCTGATCCGTAAACAGGCTAAAGGTATCGCAGAAGCAATGGGCGCTGAAATCGACATCGATATTCTTGTTGGATACCCAACGCTTTACAACAATGAAGCGGTAACTGCACAGGCACGCAGTCTGGCAGAAGAGTTTATCGGTAAAGAAGATGTACTGGATACAGAGATAAGAATGGGCGCAGAAGATTTTGCCTTCTATTCACAGATCATTCCGGCCTGCTTCTTCCGGCTCGGAACAGGTAATGCCGCCAAAGGCATTAACTCCGGCGTACATACCGCTACTTTCGATATCGACGCTAAAGCGATTGAAATCGGAATGGGGACTATGGCGTACCTGGCGACACAGTTTAAGAAATAA